In Methanofollis sp., the genomic window GATGCAGGTCTACGGGGCCGAGTGCATCCCGTCGCCGAGCGAGAAGACGGACGCGGGCAGGAAGGTCCTTGCCGATCATCCAGACACCCCCGGGAGCCTGGGCATCGCGATCTCCGAGGCGGTGGAGGACGCGGTGAACCACGCGAACACGAATTACGCCCTCGGTTCGGTCCTGAACCATGTCTGCCTCCACCAGACCGTGATCGGCCTCGAGGCGCGGGAGCAGATGGCGATGGACGACGTCTATCCCGACACTATCATCGGTTGCGTCGGCGGCGGTTCGAACTTCGCCGGCCTCGCCTTCCCCTTTGTCGGGGACAAACTCCGCGGCAAGCACCCGGAGACCGACGTCGTCGGCGTCGAACCCGCGGCCTGCCCGACCCTCACGAAGGGGCTCTATGCCTATGACTACGGCGACATCGCGGGCCTCACCCCCCTCCTGAAGATGTTCACTCTCGGCCACGACTTCGTGCCGCCGGCGATCCACGCGGGTGGGCTGCGGTACCACGGTGTCTCGCCCCTCGTCGCCCACCTCGCCGAGGCCGGAGCGGTGCGTGCGATCTCCTGCCACCAGAACGAGGTCTTCGAGGCGGCCCTCACCTTCGCGCGAACCGAGGGGATCATCGTCGCCCCCGAGGCGGCCCATGCCGTGAAGGCGGCGATCGACGCCGCCCTCGCCTGCCGGAAGACCGGCGAGGAGAAGGTGATCCTCTTCAACAACTCGGGCCACGGCAACTTCGACTTCGCGAGTTATGATGCCTATCTTGCAGGCGGCCTGCCTGACTACGAATATCCGGCCGAGTTGATCAGGGAGTCGCTTGCGCACCTGCCGAAGGTGGGGTGATGCCGGTGGAATGGATAGTGCCGTAATCGGTGAAACAGAGATATTCAAGCCGGGTTATCAGGAGTTTCTTGCCGCCGCGGAGGGGCGGTCCCGGCCCCTCATCATTCCCCTCTGCCAGGAACTCCCCCTCCCGCCGGTGACGCCGCCGGGAGTCTATGCAGGGCTCTGCGACGGCGTCGGCTTCTTCCTTGAATCGATGGAGGGGAGTGACCGGAGTGCGCGCTACTCGGTGATCGGGGTCGACCCGGTACTCAGGGTATCCGTTGGGGAGACGGCCGAGATATCCGGCACCGGGCCCTTCGTCAGGGTCGCCGCCTCTCCGGACGTTGCCGACCCGGTCGGGGTGGTCAGGTCCATCCTCGGCAGGTTTGCCGTCGCCGATGTCGGCGCCCCGAGATATTTCGGGGGTTTTGTCGGCTACTTCGCGTACGACCTTGTCCACGCGCTCCAGCCGAAGGTCGGGCCCGGCCGCCGTGACGGCCCCGACGCCCCCCTGGCCAGGCTTCTCCTTGCACAGGACTGTATCGTCTTCGACCATCTCGCCGGCAGGATGTACGTCTTCTCAAGCCCCCTGCTGACCGAAGACACAGACCCTCACAGGGCGTACGAGGAGAGCAGAGCGAGGGTCAGGGCGCTGGTTGCAAAGATCAGGGCTCTCGGCCCGGAGGAAGAGAGGCCCCGGCTTTTCCCTGCGGTTGGAGACCTCCCCTGCCGCTCGACCTTCTCGAAGGAGGCCTTCGAGGCTGCCGTCCTGAGGATGAAAGAGCACATCACGGCAGGCAACATCTTCCAGGGCGTCCTGTCCCGGAGGATCGACTGCGACTATCCGGGCGACCCCTTTGCGATCTATAGGGCGCTCAGGGCGATCAACCCGGGCCCGTACATGTACTTCCTGGACTTCGGGGACCAGCAGGTCGCCGGAGCAAGTCCCGAGATGCTCGTCCGCGTGGAGAAGGGAAAGGTCACGACAGTTCCGATCGCCGGGACGCGGCCGAGGGGTGCGACCCCTGACGAGGACGACCGCCTCGAAAAGGATCTCCTTGCCGACGCGAAGGAACGCGCCGAGCACACCATGCTCGTCGACCTCGCCAGAAACGACCTCGGCAGGGTCTGCACCTATGGCTCGGTCCACCTGCCCGCGTTCATGGGTGTCGAGAAGTACTCCCATGTCCAGCATATCGTCTCCACGGTGGAGGGGGCGCTCGACGGCCGGTACGACTGTTTCGATGCCTTCACATCATGCTTCCCGGCAGGCACGGTCTCGGGAGCCCCGAAGATCCGGGCGATGCAGATCATCGATGACCTGGAGCCCTGCCGTCGCGGCATATATGCCGGTGCGGTCGGCCATGTCGGTTTCGACGGGGACATGGACGTCGCCATCGCGATCAGGACCGTCGTCGTCGAGGACGGGACGGCGTCGGTCCAGGTCGGCGCCGGCATAGTAGCCGATTCCATCCCCGAAAACGAGTGGGAGGAGACCGGGAGCAAGGCTGCGGCCATGCTCCGGGCGATCGCATACGGGAGGAGAGACCTATGAGAGTGCTCATCATCGACTGCTATGACAGTTTCACCTACAACCTCTACCAGCAGGTCGGAAAGCTCGGCGGCGAACCGGTCGTCGTCAGGAACGACGCCCCGGCCTCGGTGCTCCGGGACATCGACTGCGATCGGGTCATCCTCTCGCCGGGCCCGGGAACGCCCGAGGACGCGGGGCTCTGTCTCGACGCCCTCAGGACAGTCTGTCGCGAGGTCCCGACCCTCGGGGTCTGCCTCGGCCACCAGGCGATCTGCACCGTCTTCGGCGGGCGGGTGACGCGGGCCGGGCGCCTGATGCACGGCAAAACATCCCGGATCATCCACGACGGCGCCGGGATCTTCGACGGCGTCCCCGACCCCTTCTCTGCCACCCGGTACCACTCGCTGGTGGCCGACCGTGCGACCCTGCCGCGGGAACTCGATGTGACGGCGACGAGCCTGGACGACGGCTATGTGATGGGCGTCAGGCACCGGGACTATCCCATCGACGGCATCCAGTTCCACCCGGAGAGCATCCTCTCTCCCGAAGGGGACAGGATCATCGGGAACTTCCTTGCCGGAAAGGGGGCGCGGGCATGATCAGGGAGGCGATCGGTCGGGTGGCCGAAGGCCGCGACCTCTCGGGCAGAGAGGCGGGCGAGGTCATGCACGAGATCCTCAGCGGCGGCGCCACACCGGCACAGGTCGGTGGTTTTCTTGCCGCAATGAGGATGAAAGGCGAGTCTGTCGATGAGATTGCCGCCTTTGCACAGGCGATGCGCGAGGCCTCGGTCAGGATCAGGCCGCGGGTCACCGGCGTCCTCGTCGACACCTGCGGCACGGGTGGCGACGGCAGCGGCACCTTCAATATCAGCACCACGGCTGCCTTTGTCGTCGCCGGTGCAGGCGTGCCTGTCGTGAAGCACGGCAACAGGGGCGCAACAAGCAGGTGCGGTTCGGCCGACGTCCTCGCCGCCCTCGGTGTCGGCCTTGACCTCGGGCCTGAACGCGCCCGGGAGATTGTCGAGGAGATCGGGTTCGTCTTCCTCTATGCGCCGGCGTACCACCCGGCCCTCGGCCGGGTGTCAGGTGTCCGGTCGGAGATCGGGGTCAGGACGGTCTTCAACCTCCTCGGCCCCCTTGCGAATCCTGCCGGTGCAGGGGCGCAACTTGTCGGGGTCTACAGCCCGGCGCTCGTAGAAACGGTCGCCGGCGTGCTGAAGAGCCTCGGCGTCGGGCGGGCGATGGTGGTCCACGGCAGCGGCATCGACGAGATCAGCACCGCAGGGCCGACCCATGTCGCCGAACTCCGTGACGGGGCGGTCCGGACCTATGACCTTGCCTGCGAGGATTATGGGATCCCGCCCGCCTCCCTATCCGACCTTGCCGGTGGGGACACGGCTGAGAACGCACAGATTCTCAGGGGCGTGCTCGACGGCGAGCACGGGCCTGCCCGCGACATCGTCCTCCTCAACGCCGCCGCGGCGATCTATCTCGGGGGACGGGCCCGCAGCCTCAGGGACGGCCTTTGCCGTGCTGAGGACTCGATCGATTCAGGAAAGGCACGGGAAAAACTCGACGCCCTTGTCAGGGCGACAGGGGGTGCCTGATGATCCTGGACGATATCCTCGCCCGCACCCGCGAGCGTGTGGCCGGGCTGGAAGCGGCCGGGCACATCCCTGACTGCCGGGCCTCCGGGCGGTTCAGCCTGACGACGGCGATCCGCACCTCTGAACGGAGGAACGCGGTCATTGCGGAGGTGAAGTACGCCTCCCCTTCCCGCGGCACCCTTCGCGGCGGTGACGCCCCCGAGGTGCTGGCAGGTGACCTCATCGCCAGTGGGTGCGTCGCCCTCTCGGTTCTGACAGAACCCTTCTTCTTCGGGGGCAGTGTGGAAAACCTCCTGAGGGTCGGGCAGGTCTCGCCGGTCCCGCTCCTCAGGAAGGACTTCATCATCGACGAACTCCAGATCAGGGAGACGGCGGCGCTCGGGGCCGATGCGGTCCTTCTCATCGCCGGCGTGCTAGGCAGGGACCTCGGGGACTTCGTGGACCTCTCCCTCGAACTCGGCCTTGAACCGCTCGTCGAGGTCCGCACCCGTGACGAGGCCGAACTCGCTCTTTCTACCGCTGCCGACCTTATCGGGATCAACAACCGTGACCTCTCCACGATGACGACCAACCTGAACACCACGAAGAAACTCTCCGAACTGGTTTCAGGAGAGGGGAGGCTCATCGTCTCCGAGAGCGGCGTCGTCTGGCCCTGCGACGTCCGGGCCCTGCGGCCGTACTGCGATGCGTTTCTCGTCGGTTCGGCCCTCATGTCCTCGGCGCATCCGGGGAAGAGACTGGAGAGGCTGGTATGCGCGTGAAGATCTGCGGGATCACGATGGTCGCCGACGCCGTTGCCGCCGATAGGGCCGGTGCCGACGCGATCGGCGTCGTCCTCTTCTCCGACTCGCCACGGGCGGTCGCTCCTGAAAAGGCGGAGGAGATCTTCTCCTCTCTTGGCCCCTTCACGGCCCGGATCTGCGTCTCGCGGACAGACGACCCGGCAGAACTCGACGAGATCCTCGCCCTCAGCCCTACGGCGGTGCAACTCTACTGCGACCTCCCTGTACCGCCGGGCGTGCGGGTGATCAGGGCGGTCTCCGCCGGGAGACTCCCTCCCGGCAGGTACGACGCGGTCCTCCTCGACCGGAGCGAGGGCACAGGAAGGCGGTACGATCTGAATGAGGCCCGGTCGTTTGTCCTGCGGTCTCCTGTCCCGGTCCTCCTCTCCGGCGGCCTGACCCCGGACAATGTCGGCGAGGCGGTCAGGGCCGTGCGGCCATACGGGGTGGACGTCTCGTCCGGCGTCGAGGACAGCCCGGGCATCAAAAACACACAAAAAATGACGGAATTTATCATGGCATGCAGGAGCATATCCCCATGAAGAAGGGATATTTTGGTGAATTCGGCGGGCAGTTCGTCCCGGAGACCCTGATGGGGGAACTCGGGGCACTGGAGGCCGCCTATGAACGCGCGAAGAACGACCCTGCCTTTCAGGCGGAACTGGAGGGGTACCTCTCGACCT contains:
- a CDS encoding indole-3-glycerol-phosphate synthase, which encodes MILDDILARTRERVAGLEAAGHIPDCRASGRFSLTTAIRTSERRNAVIAEVKYASPSRGTLRGGDAPEVLAGDLIASGCVALSVLTEPFFFGGSVENLLRVGQVSPVPLLRKDFIIDELQIRETAALGADAVLLIAGVLGRDLGDFVDLSLELGLEPLVEVRTRDEAELALSTAADLIGINNRDLSTMTTNLNTTKKLSELVSGEGRLIVSESGVVWPCDVRALRPYCDAFLVGSALMSSAHPGKRLERLVCA
- a CDS encoding anthranilate synthase component I family protein, whose translation is MDSAVIGETEIFKPGYQEFLAAAEGRSRPLIIPLCQELPLPPVTPPGVYAGLCDGVGFFLESMEGSDRSARYSVIGVDPVLRVSVGETAEISGTGPFVRVAASPDVADPVGVVRSILGRFAVADVGAPRYFGGFVGYFAYDLVHALQPKVGPGRRDGPDAPLARLLLAQDCIVFDHLAGRMYVFSSPLLTEDTDPHRAYEESRARVRALVAKIRALGPEEERPRLFPAVGDLPCRSTFSKEAFEAAVLRMKEHITAGNIFQGVLSRRIDCDYPGDPFAIYRALRAINPGPYMYFLDFGDQQVAGASPEMLVRVEKGKVTTVPIAGTRPRGATPDEDDRLEKDLLADAKERAEHTMLVDLARNDLGRVCTYGSVHLPAFMGVEKYSHVQHIVSTVEGALDGRYDCFDAFTSCFPAGTVSGAPKIRAMQIIDDLEPCRRGIYAGAVGHVGFDGDMDVAIAIRTVVVEDGTASVQVGAGIVADSIPENEWEETGSKAAAMLRAIAYGRRDL
- a CDS encoding phosphoribosylanthranilate isomerase: MRVKICGITMVADAVAADRAGADAIGVVLFSDSPRAVAPEKAEEIFSSLGPFTARICVSRTDDPAELDEILALSPTAVQLYCDLPVPPGVRVIRAVSAGRLPPGRYDAVLLDRSEGTGRRYDLNEARSFVLRSPVPVLLSGGLTPDNVGEAVRAVRPYGVDVSSGVEDSPGIKNTQKMTEFIMACRSISP
- a CDS encoding aminodeoxychorismate/anthranilate synthase component II, with translation MRVLIIDCYDSFTYNLYQQVGKLGGEPVVVRNDAPASVLRDIDCDRVILSPGPGTPEDAGLCLDALRTVCREVPTLGVCLGHQAICTVFGGRVTRAGRLMHGKTSRIIHDGAGIFDGVPDPFSATRYHSLVADRATLPRELDVTATSLDDGYVMGVRHRDYPIDGIQFHPESILSPEGDRIIGNFLAGKGARA
- the trpD gene encoding anthranilate phosphoribosyltransferase, producing MIREAIGRVAEGRDLSGREAGEVMHEILSGGATPAQVGGFLAAMRMKGESVDEIAAFAQAMREASVRIRPRVTGVLVDTCGTGGDGSGTFNISTTAAFVVAGAGVPVVKHGNRGATSRCGSADVLAALGVGLDLGPERAREIVEEIGFVFLYAPAYHPALGRVSGVRSEIGVRTVFNLLGPLANPAGAGAQLVGVYSPALVETVAGVLKSLGVGRAMVVHGSGIDEISTAGPTHVAELRDGAVRTYDLACEDYGIPPASLSDLAGGDTAENAQILRGVLDGEHGPARDIVLLNAAAAIYLGGRARSLRDGLCRAEDSIDSGKAREKLDALVRATGGA
- a CDS encoding TrpB-like pyridoxal phosphate-dependent enzyme — translated: DMKEGVERIATETGAGQWGSSLAFATALFGMACTVYMVRSSYAQKPYRKSMMQVYGAECIPSPSEKTDAGRKVLADHPDTPGSLGIAISEAVEDAVNHANTNYALGSVLNHVCLHQTVIGLEAREQMAMDDVYPDTIIGCVGGGSNFAGLAFPFVGDKLRGKHPETDVVGVEPAACPTLTKGLYAYDYGDIAGLTPLLKMFTLGHDFVPPAIHAGGLRYHGVSPLVAHLAEAGAVRAISCHQNEVFEAALTFARTEGIIVAPEAAHAVKAAIDAALACRKTGEEKVILFNNSGHGNFDFASYDAYLAGGLPDYEYPAELIRESLAHLPKVG